A genomic region of Anaerolineales bacterium contains the following coding sequences:
- the smc gene encoding chromosome segregation protein SMC, translated as MKTLRLKSLELNGYKTFASAQNFEFGAPITAVVGPNGSGKSNIADSLRWVLGEQSYALLRGRKTEDMIFAGSESRPKSGMASVTITFDNSEGWLPVDFAEVAVTRRAYRDGQNEYLINNQKVRLKDVSELLAASGLSERTYTVIGQGLVDAALTLKSDERRRLFEEAAGIGLYRDRKEQSLRRLDTTLRNLERVEDILAELKPRLRSLQRQAERAEEFATLRADLRNTLREWYGYHWNKAQAEIRNLRQDADLHEQNLAQARQKQLQHSEEVSGLRTKTQELRVQLNEWHRKLAELHAGRQGASRDLAVADERERALGERRKALEEERQRVESELGGLRARLKEAEQDAARYEEESAEAQKKLDEARAVLQSKQGAKQEQEAKTRAARERVVELQAQIANSRAQREMLLSSLERRKVELAELAGTIAKVHNDIAEQQEATHKLQAKVSAAEARYQEEQQRVEQATAQLAQAQEQLKQQEAARNQLQTRQARLTAELAGLEEASAAGFAEGAKLLLQAAKERGLQLGKGTLGRELRVEPRYEAAIAAALGAYADGVLVDDPEAALGLLEGGETSAALLPLSGLAPGARLQASPGNGLVGVAADLVDAPGELRRAVDVLLGRVLVAESRQAAPRLLAQHAEATQAVTLRGEVFHRSGPIEVRSAKAAAAALARPRQARELRAELEQTATQLAQAESEANRLAERQAELDLSRQAAQRELELAQTALDLARREGQGQQMEADQLQRQLDWFLTQQRTLQGEQATGEEAVATLAAKETEIAAHVDAAEAEFESEMAVAVEEPAEELHAQVAHWEMRQAVGQRAQQEAQRRVSERLQLLQRAEAQLASHHERVAELEQQVQAISAEKQHLSQQEGVVGAEIEALQVQIAPTETELAAADAAQLEAQKNETGALQALSSAERNNTQAQILLARQQEALETLRGRIEDDFGLVNFQYDEIVSGPTPLPLGELVEKLPLVQELSPELEEILKQQRNQIRRLGAVNPEAQKEYLEIKARVENMETQVTDLRAAEADLKQVIAELDVMMEKEFQVTFEKVAAEFKVIFSRLFNGGSASLLLTEAGEGGQTGIDIEARLPGKRTQRLALLSGGERSLTAAALVFALLKASPTPFCVMDEVDAMLDEANVGRFTEVLKELSQETQFVVITHNRNTVQAADVIYGITMGRDTASQVISLRLDEVDERYSR; from the coding sequence GTGAAGACACTACGACTAAAGTCCCTGGAACTTAACGGCTACAAAACCTTTGCCAGCGCGCAAAATTTTGAATTTGGCGCCCCGATCACGGCCGTCGTCGGCCCCAACGGCTCCGGCAAATCCAACATTGCTGATTCGCTGCGCTGGGTGCTGGGCGAGCAGTCCTATGCCCTGCTGCGCGGCCGCAAAACCGAAGACATGATCTTCGCCGGCTCCGAATCGCGCCCCAAATCGGGCATGGCCAGCGTCACCATCACCTTCGATAACAGCGAGGGCTGGCTGCCCGTCGATTTTGCCGAAGTGGCCGTTACCCGCCGCGCCTATCGCGACGGGCAGAATGAATACCTCATCAACAACCAGAAGGTGCGCCTCAAAGATGTCAGCGAACTGCTCGCCGCCAGCGGCCTGTCGGAGCGCACCTATACCGTCATCGGCCAGGGCCTGGTGGATGCCGCGCTGACCCTGAAGTCAGATGAGCGCCGCCGCCTCTTCGAGGAGGCCGCCGGTATCGGCTTGTACCGTGACCGCAAGGAGCAATCGCTGCGCCGCCTGGATACCACCTTGCGCAACCTCGAGCGCGTCGAAGATATCCTCGCCGAGCTCAAGCCGCGCTTGCGCAGCTTGCAGCGCCAGGCCGAGCGCGCCGAAGAGTTTGCCACCCTGCGCGCCGATCTGCGCAACACCCTGCGCGAGTGGTACGGCTACCACTGGAACAAAGCCCAGGCCGAAATTCGCAATCTACGCCAGGATGCCGATCTGCATGAGCAAAATCTGGCCCAGGCCCGCCAAAAACAATTGCAACATAGCGAAGAAGTGAGCGGGCTGCGCACCAAAACTCAGGAGCTGCGCGTGCAGCTCAATGAATGGCACCGCAAACTGGCCGAGCTGCACGCCGGCCGCCAGGGCGCCAGCCGCGATCTGGCGGTGGCCGATGAGCGCGAACGCGCCCTTGGCGAGCGCCGCAAGGCCCTGGAAGAAGAGCGCCAGCGCGTCGAGAGCGAGCTGGGTGGCCTGCGCGCGCGCCTGAAGGAAGCCGAGCAGGACGCGGCGCGCTACGAAGAAGAGAGCGCCGAGGCCCAAAAGAAGCTCGATGAAGCCCGTGCCGTGCTGCAAAGCAAGCAGGGCGCCAAGCAAGAGCAGGAAGCCAAAACCCGTGCCGCCCGCGAGCGCGTCGTCGAGCTCCAGGCGCAAATTGCCAATTCACGCGCCCAGCGCGAGATGCTGCTCTCCAGCCTCGAACGCCGCAAGGTCGAGCTAGCCGAGTTGGCTGGCACGATCGCCAAAGTGCACAATGATATTGCCGAGCAGCAGGAAGCGACCCACAAACTGCAAGCCAAGGTTAGCGCCGCCGAAGCACGCTATCAGGAAGAGCAGCAGCGCGTCGAACAAGCTACGGCCCAACTGGCCCAGGCGCAGGAGCAGCTCAAGCAGCAAGAAGCCGCCCGCAACCAGTTGCAAACCCGCCAGGCACGCTTGACCGCCGAACTGGCCGGCCTGGAAGAAGCCAGCGCCGCGGGCTTCGCCGAAGGCGCCAAGCTGCTGTTGCAGGCCGCCAAAGAGCGCGGCCTGCAACTGGGCAAGGGTACCTTGGGCCGCGAGCTGCGCGTAGAGCCGCGCTACGAAGCTGCCATCGCCGCCGCCCTGGGCGCCTATGCCGATGGCGTATTGGTGGATGATCCCGAAGCCGCTCTCGGTTTGCTCGAGGGCGGCGAAACCTCGGCCGCCTTGCTACCACTCAGTGGCTTGGCGCCGGGGGCCCGCTTGCAGGCCAGCCCTGGCAATGGCCTGGTGGGCGTGGCGGCTGATCTGGTAGACGCGCCCGGCGAATTGCGCCGCGCCGTAGACGTTTTGCTCGGCCGGGTACTGGTGGCCGAGAGCCGCCAGGCCGCACCACGCCTGCTGGCGCAACACGCCGAAGCCACCCAGGCGGTTACGCTGCGCGGCGAAGTGTTCCACCGCAGCGGACCGATCGAGGTGCGCTCCGCCAAGGCGGCTGCCGCCGCGCTGGCGCGCCCGCGCCAGGCCCGTGAGCTGCGTGCCGAACTGGAGCAAACCGCCACCCAGTTAGCCCAGGCCGAGAGCGAAGCCAACCGCCTGGCCGAGCGCCAGGCCGAGCTTGACCTATCGCGTCAGGCCGCCCAACGCGAGCTGGAACTGGCCCAAACCGCCCTGGATCTGGCGCGGCGCGAAGGCCAAGGCCAACAAATGGAAGCGGATCAATTGCAGCGCCAGTTGGATTGGTTCCTCACCCAGCAGCGCACGCTGCAGGGTGAGCAAGCCACGGGCGAAGAAGCCGTGGCTACCCTGGCTGCCAAGGAAACCGAAATCGCCGCCCATGTGGATGCCGCCGAAGCGGAATTTGAAAGTGAGATGGCGGTAGCCGTCGAAGAGCCGGCCGAGGAACTGCACGCCCAGGTGGCGCATTGGGAAATGCGCCAGGCCGTCGGCCAGCGCGCCCAGCAGGAGGCGCAGCGTCGCGTCAGCGAGCGCCTGCAACTGCTGCAGCGTGCCGAAGCGCAGTTGGCCTCGCATCACGAGCGCGTGGCCGAGCTGGAGCAGCAGGTACAGGCGATCAGCGCCGAGAAACAGCACCTCAGCCAGCAAGAAGGCGTGGTTGGCGCGGAGATCGAAGCGTTGCAGGTGCAGATCGCTCCCACGGAAACCGAGCTGGCCGCGGCGGATGCCGCCCAGCTGGAGGCTCAAAAGAACGAAACCGGCGCATTGCAAGCCCTCAGCAGCGCTGAGCGCAACAACACCCAGGCGCAAATTTTGCTGGCCCGCCAACAGGAGGCGCTGGAAACCCTGCGCGGCCGCATCGAAGACGATTTTGGCCTGGTGAACTTTCAATACGATGAGATCGTCTCCGGTCCTACGCCGTTGCCGCTGGGCGAGCTGGTGGAGAAGCTACCGCTGGTGCAGGAGCTCTCGCCCGAGCTGGAGGAGATCCTCAAGCAGCAACGCAACCAGATCCGCCGCCTGGGCGCAGTGAACCCCGAGGCGCAAAAAGAGTACCTCGAGATCAAAGCCCGCGTCGAGAACATGGAGACTCAGGTCACCGATCTGCGCGCTGCCGAGGCGGATCTGAAGCAAGTCATCGCTGAGTTGGATGTGATGATGGAGAAGGAATTCCAGGTCACTTTCGAAAAGGTGGCCGCTGAATTCAAAGTCATCTTCAGCCGCTTGTTCAACGGTGGCTCGGCCAGCTTGCTGCTCACCGAGGCCGGCGAAGGCGGCCAGACCGGCATTGACATCGAGGCGCGCCTGCCCGGCAAGCGCACCCAGCGCCTGGCGCTGCTCTCCGGCGGCGAACGCAGCCTCACGGCCGCCGCGCTGGTCTTCGCGCTGCTCAAGGCTTCGCCTACGCCCTTCTGCGTGATGGATGAAGTGGACGCGATGTTGGATGAAGCCAACGTCGGCCGCTTTACCGAAGTGCTCAAGGAGCTGAGCCAGGAAACCCAGTTTGTGGTCATCACCCACAACCGCAACACGGTGCAGGCCGCTGACGTGATCTACGGCATCACCATGGGGCGCGATACCGCCAGCCAGGTGATCAGCCTGCGCCTCGACGAAGTAGACGAGCGCTATTCGCGCTAA
- a CDS encoding peptidylprolyl isomerase, whose amino-acid sequence MKKSFNLTPNTLIGAERDRFITRLLTIGTIAIVVIVLALVGYAYAHEKYIVPRQTLARVEGVEISGAQYQQRVRVNRTRVVNLFMQYYQMQSLITDPSFQQQLSTQLMGMQYDLQPLVMGESTLNELIDDELLKLAAADNGIEISEADVERELQSYFGYFPQGTPTSQPTRTPYATATLNATQQSLLGITPSAEEAATATVQPTATSASSNATPVPSATPVNEEGYRQLLSEYFTTQAGEGVDEQAIRELVYANLLRQAYRQKFEPTVANSEDQVWARHILVATQQEAIEVLARLAAGEDFASVASEVSLDTGSKNIGGDLGWFPRGRMVEPFEEAAFALPVGSTSEVVQTDFGWHVIQVLGHQEQPMSETDFNQRVEDALNAYLAELREQYDWEIIGERWKAATPDKPDLNG is encoded by the coding sequence ATGAAGAAATCATTTAACCTCACCCCCAATACTCTCATCGGCGCGGAGCGCGACCGTTTCATCACCCGCCTGCTGACCATCGGCACGATCGCCATCGTGGTGATCGTGCTGGCTCTGGTGGGCTATGCCTACGCCCATGAGAAATACATCGTGCCGCGCCAAACACTGGCCCGGGTGGAAGGCGTTGAGATCAGCGGTGCGCAATATCAGCAACGCGTACGCGTCAACCGTACCCGCGTGGTGAACCTGTTCATGCAGTATTACCAGATGCAGAGCCTGATCACCGATCCCAGCTTTCAGCAGCAACTGTCTACCCAGTTGATGGGCATGCAGTATGACCTGCAGCCGCTGGTGATGGGCGAAAGCACGCTGAACGAGCTGATCGATGACGAGCTGCTTAAGCTGGCCGCCGCCGACAATGGCATTGAGATCAGCGAAGCCGACGTGGAACGCGAGCTGCAGAGCTACTTTGGCTACTTTCCCCAGGGAACGCCAACCAGCCAGCCGACGCGCACGCCGTACGCCACCGCTACGCTGAACGCCACGCAGCAAAGCTTGCTGGGTATTACCCCCAGCGCGGAGGAAGCGGCAACCGCCACCGTGCAGCCAACCGCCACGAGCGCCAGCAGCAATGCCACCCCGGTCCCCAGCGCCACGCCGGTGAACGAAGAAGGCTACCGCCAGCTACTAAGCGAGTACTTCACCACCCAGGCTGGCGAAGGGGTAGACGAGCAAGCGATCCGCGAGCTGGTGTACGCCAACCTGCTGCGCCAGGCCTATCGCCAAAAATTTGAGCCCACCGTAGCCAACAGCGAAGACCAGGTGTGGGCACGCCATATTCTGGTGGCCACCCAGCAGGAAGCGATCGAAGTGCTGGCCCGCCTGGCCGCGGGCGAAGACTTCGCTAGCGTAGCCAGCGAAGTCTCGCTGGACACGGGCAGCAAGAACATCGGTGGTGACCTGGGCTGGTTCCCGCGGGGGCGCATGGTAGAGCCGTTCGAGGAAGCCGCTTTCGCTCTGCCAGTGGGCAGCACCAGCGAAGTGGTGCAGACCGACTTCGGCTGGCATGTGATCCAGGTGCTCGGCCACCAGGAGCAGCCGATGAGCGAGACCGACTTCAACCAGCGCGTAGAAGATGCGCTGAACGCCTACCTGGCCGAATTGCGTGAGCAATACGACTGGGAGATCATCGGGGAGCGCTGGAAAGCAGCCACCCCAGACAAGCCGGATCTGAACGGCTAG
- a CDS encoding single-stranded DNA-binding protein, with amino-acid sequence MSRGLNKVMLIGHLGRDPELRYTPGNRAVANFSLASNQSWSTPEGEKRRSTEWFTIVAWAGLAEFAKQYLKKGQQVYVEGRLKTRRWQDEHGTTRSSVEVVAREILMLSERQEKLDVDSEAPFPEDSLPQNEDDEFPF; translated from the coding sequence ATGAGCCGCGGCCTCAACAAAGTGATGCTCATCGGCCATTTGGGCCGAGACCCAGAGTTGCGCTACACGCCCGGTAACCGGGCGGTAGCCAACTTTAGCCTGGCCAGCAATCAAAGCTGGAGCACGCCCGAGGGCGAAAAGCGCCGCTCTACCGAATGGTTCACGATTGTGGCCTGGGCGGGGCTGGCTGAATTTGCCAAGCAGTACCTCAAAAAAGGGCAACAGGTCTACGTAGAAGGCCGCCTGAAGACACGCCGCTGGCAGGACGAGCACGGCACCACGCGCAGCAGCGTGGAAGTGGTGGCACGCGAGATCCTGATGCTGAGTGAACGCCAGGAAAAGCTGGATGTGGATTCAGAAGCCCCCTTCCCCGAAGACAGCCTTCCTCAAAACGAGGATGACGAGTTTCCCTTTTAG
- a CDS encoding pyridoxal-phosphate dependent enzyme has product MMTTYSCTNCRRPYPETGAPHRCLHCGGVFSLQGELAYAPPESSQPGLWRYRASFGPPASAEAVYLGEGNTPLVPGAAFGKRLAFKLEYLNPTGSYKDRGSAPLLSFLRARGVTSAIEDSSGNAGASFAAYAARAAIAARVFVPDSASGPKRAQIEAYGAELVSILGPRSAAALAVQRAAEDGETYASHAYMPFGLPGIATIAYELYEQLGGQAPGCVIAPVGHGSLLLGIARGFAALQAAGLIQRLPVLIGVQARACAPLWALSTQGPAGLAWVTEGQTLAEGVRVHQPVRGDELLRAVQVSGGQFLAVDEGEIQPARDALARAGLFVEPTSAIVWAGLGQLSTLAHFADLPGPIALILSGSGLKAP; this is encoded by the coding sequence ATGATGACGACCTACTCCTGCACCAACTGCCGCCGCCCATACCCCGAGACTGGCGCCCCGCATCGCTGCCTGCACTGTGGCGGCGTGTTCAGCCTGCAGGGTGAGCTAGCCTACGCGCCACCCGAGAGCAGCCAGCCCGGGCTATGGCGCTACCGCGCCAGCTTCGGGCCGCCCGCCTCGGCCGAGGCGGTCTATCTCGGCGAGGGCAACACCCCGCTGGTGCCGGGCGCCGCCTTCGGCAAGCGCCTGGCCTTCAAGCTGGAGTATCTCAATCCCACCGGCTCCTACAAGGATCGCGGTTCAGCGCCGCTGCTCAGCTTCCTGCGCGCCCGCGGCGTCACCTCCGCTATCGAAGATTCCTCCGGCAACGCCGGCGCCTCCTTCGCCGCCTATGCCGCCCGCGCCGCCATTGCTGCGCGCGTCTTCGTGCCAGACTCAGCCTCCGGCCCCAAGCGCGCCCAGATCGAAGCCTATGGCGCTGAACTGGTCAGCATCCTTGGCCCGCGCTCCGCGGCGGCCCTCGCCGTTCAGCGCGCCGCCGAGGACGGCGAAACCTATGCCAGCCACGCCTACATGCCCTTCGGGCTGCCGGGCATCGCCACCATCGCCTATGAGCTCTATGAGCAGCTCGGCGGCCAGGCACCGGGCTGCGTGATCGCCCCGGTGGGCCACGGCAGCCTGCTGCTCGGCATTGCGCGCGGCTTCGCCGCTCTCCAAGCCGCCGGCCTCATTCAACGCCTGCCTGTACTCATCGGCGTGCAAGCGCGTGCCTGCGCGCCGCTGTGGGCGCTCAGCACGCAAGGCCCCGCCGGCCTGGCCTGGGTCACCGAGGGCCAAACCCTGGCCGAAGGCGTGCGCGTGCACCAGCCTGTGCGCGGCGATGAGTTGCTGCGCGCCGTACAGGTCAGCGGCGGCCAGTTCCTCGCCGTAGACGAAGGCGAGATCCAACCCGCCCGCGACGCACTGGCTCGTGCAGGGTTATTTGTAGAGCCAACCTCTGCGATTGTGTGGGCAGGGTTGGGGCAGCTATCCACCTTGGCACACTTTGCCGATCTCCCCGGCCCGATCGCACTGATTCTCAGCGGGTCTGGTTTGAAAGCGCCGTAA
- a CDS encoding PspC domain-containing protein encodes MTNASGRPLRRLRNDRVFAGVCGGLGAFFGISPFWFRLAFVIAFLPGGVPGLLLYIIGWAVIPVE; translated from the coding sequence ATGACTAATGCTTCAGGGCGGCCGCTGCGCCGCTTGCGTAACGACCGTGTTTTTGCTGGGGTGTGTGGCGGCTTAGGCGCCTTCTTCGGCATCAGCCCGTTCTGGTTCCGCCTGGCATTTGTGATCGCCTTCCTGCCGGGCGGTGTACCGGGCTTGCTGCTCTACATCATCGGCTGGGCGGTCATTCCGGTCGAGTAA
- the rnc gene encoding ribonuclease III → MHNGPQQAPEREDPHGFAARVGLHFTDSRLLVSALTHRSYLNENPDALVDNERLEFLGDAVLDFIVGAWLFQQFPVMPEGEMTRLRASLVSTERLGEFGRQIQINRALRIGHGEEEGGGRTRTSMLCNAFEALVGALYLDGNIPAVERFLAPMLSEAIETILATEGDRDPKSLLQEWVQARGLGAPRYEIVAEHGPDHAKDFEVDVRVQGRSLATGKGRSKQAASKAAARAALRLLETEEMDR, encoded by the coding sequence ATGCACAACGGCCCTCAACAAGCCCCGGAGCGGGAAGATCCCCACGGCTTTGCCGCGCGGGTGGGGCTGCATTTCACTGATTCACGTTTGCTGGTCAGCGCGCTGACCCATCGCTCATACCTCAACGAGAATCCCGACGCGCTGGTGGATAACGAGCGCCTCGAGTTTCTCGGCGATGCCGTGCTCGATTTCATCGTCGGCGCCTGGCTCTTTCAGCAGTTCCCGGTGATGCCCGAAGGCGAGATGACCCGCCTGCGGGCCAGCCTGGTGAGCACCGAACGCCTGGGCGAATTCGGCCGCCAGATCCAGATCAACCGTGCCCTGCGCATTGGCCATGGGGAAGAAGAAGGCGGCGGGCGCACGCGCACCTCGATGCTGTGCAATGCGTTTGAAGCCCTGGTCGGTGCGCTGTACCTGGATGGCAACATCCCCGCCGTGGAGCGCTTTCTGGCACCCATGCTCAGTGAGGCGATCGAGACCATCCTGGCCACCGAGGGCGACCGTGACCCGAAGAGCCTCTTGCAGGAATGGGTGCAGGCGCGCGGCCTGGGCGCACCGCGCTATGAGATTGTGGCCGAGCACGGGCCAGACCATGCCAAAGATTTTGAAGTAGACGTGCGCGTGCAAGGCCGTAGCCTGGCCACCGGCAAAGGCCGCAGCAAGCAGGCCGCCAGCAAAGCCGCCGCCCGCGCCGCCCTACGATTGCTTGAAACGGAAGAGATGGATCGCTAA
- the moaD gene encoding molybdopterin converting factor subunit 1: MITVTVLFFATLRERAGVLQASLQLPAGSDVAAFKQALFAAYPQLAPHAKAILVAINKEFAFDADPVPDGAEIALFPPVSGGSGAPPTQLTITEDALDLNAMLASITLPSTGAACFFSGMVRAETTRGEPHSTQHLVTQHLVYEAYVPMAEAKLAQVAAEIRLRWPAVEGIAIAQRIGTLQPGTPTVLIACTAAHRDSGVFEAARYGIDRLKEIVPIWKKEVGPHGEEWVEGEYLPTESD; this comes from the coding sequence ATGATCACCGTCACTGTATTGTTCTTCGCCACATTGCGGGAACGCGCCGGGGTGTTGCAAGCCAGCTTGCAACTGCCCGCAGGTAGCGATGTGGCGGCCTTCAAACAGGCCCTCTTCGCTGCCTATCCGCAGTTGGCGCCGCACGCCAAGGCCATCTTGGTGGCGATCAACAAGGAATTTGCCTTCGATGCCGACCCGGTGCCAGACGGCGCTGAGATAGCCCTGTTCCCGCCGGTGAGCGGCGGCTCTGGCGCGCCGCCCACGCAGCTCACCATCACCGAAGACGCGCTGGATCTCAACGCCATGCTGGCCAGCATCACGCTGCCCAGCACCGGCGCCGCCTGCTTCTTCAGCGGCATGGTGCGCGCCGAAACCACGCGCGGCGAGCCGCACAGCACGCAGCACCTCGTGACACAGCATCTTGTGTACGAGGCCTACGTTCCGATGGCCGAGGCCAAGCTGGCCCAGGTAGCTGCCGAAATTCGCCTGCGCTGGCCCGCCGTCGAGGGCATCGCCATCGCTCAGCGCATCGGCACGCTGCAGCCCGGCACACCCACCGTGCTCATCGCCTGCACCGCCGCCCACCGTGACAGTGGTGTCTTCGAAGCCGCTCGCTATGGCATCGACCGCCTCAAAGAAATTGTGCCCATCTGGAAAAAAGAGGTCGGCCCGCACGGTGAAGAGTGGGTGGAAGGGGAATACCTTCCAACGGAAAGTGATTAG
- the rpsF gene encoding 30S ribosomal protein S6: MRKYEVTYIIHPDLDGDAFKALNEQVQGWITAPGGTIEKTDVWGKRKLAYPIKKQGEGQYVLLHTEMDPTQCAELERQFRLQEAIMRFLIVAVDEA; the protein is encoded by the coding sequence ATGCGCAAGTATGAAGTGACCTATATCATTCACCCTGACCTCGATGGTGACGCGTTCAAAGCGCTCAACGAGCAGGTGCAGGGCTGGATCACCGCCCCCGGCGGCACGATCGAAAAGACCGATGTGTGGGGCAAGCGCAAGCTGGCTTACCCGATCAAGAAGCAGGGCGAAGGCCAGTATGTGCTGCTGCACACCGAGATGGACCCGACCCAGTGTGCCGAGCTGGAGCGCCAGTTCCGCCTGCAGGAGGCGATCATGCGCTTCCTGATCGTGGCGGTTGACGAGGCGTAA
- the fabF gene encoding beta-ketoacyl-ACP synthase II, with amino-acid sequence MEKVVITGLGTVNPLGNTVEQTWKNVTNGVSGVGPITCFDASDFLVKIACEVKDFDASQYMDVRETRRRDRYQLFGAGAAAQAMHSSGLEITESNAPRVGSIISAAIGGIGALESGVLDIAAGGPRRVSPFLIPMLMPNGAAGLASIDHGPKGPALSVASACASGQDGIGMAWTLIRAGVIDAAFAGAAEATITSVAIASFDRMQAMSRKAPSEATPRPFDKNRDGFVMGEGAAVMMIESESHAKRRGANIIAELAGYASSADASHITAPSPTGAGGAQAIKAALNIAGVNPDEVGYISAHGTGTPLNDASETAAIKSAFGQQAYNIPISSTKSMTGHMMGATGALETIFCALAVREGVLPPTINYEEPDPECDLDYIPNQARQANIKVAITNAFGFGGHNAVLVLRKYE; translated from the coding sequence ATGGAAAAAGTCGTCATCACGGGTTTGGGCACGGTCAACCCCTTGGGCAACACCGTAGAGCAGACGTGGAAAAATGTCACCAACGGAGTGTCTGGCGTAGGCCCGATCACCTGCTTTGATGCGTCCGACTTTTTGGTCAAGATCGCCTGCGAAGTCAAGGACTTCGATGCCAGCCAATACATGGATGTGCGCGAAACCCGCCGCCGTGATCGCTACCAGCTCTTCGGCGCGGGTGCCGCCGCCCAGGCCATGCACAGCTCCGGCCTGGAGATTACCGAGAGCAACGCGCCGCGCGTCGGCAGCATCATCTCTGCCGCCATCGGCGGCATTGGGGCGTTGGAATCCGGTGTGCTCGATATCGCCGCCGGCGGCCCGCGCCGCGTCAGCCCCTTCCTCATCCCCATGCTCATGCCCAACGGAGCCGCTGGCTTGGCCAGCATTGATCACGGCCCCAAGGGGCCGGCACTCTCGGTGGCCTCCGCCTGTGCCTCCGGCCAGGATGGTATTGGCATGGCCTGGACGCTGATCCGCGCCGGGGTCATCGACGCCGCTTTTGCTGGCGCCGCCGAGGCCACCATCACCAGCGTGGCCATCGCTTCGTTTGACCGCATGCAGGCTATGTCGCGCAAGGCGCCCAGCGAGGCCACCCCGCGCCCCTTCGATAAAAATCGTGACGGCTTCGTAATGGGCGAGGGCGCCGCGGTAATGATGATCGAAAGCGAAAGCCACGCCAAACGCCGCGGCGCCAACATCATCGCCGAGCTGGCCGGCTACGCCTCCTCGGCCGATGCCAGCCACATCACCGCGCCGTCACCCACCGGGGCAGGCGGGGCGCAAGCCATCAAGGCTGCGCTCAACATTGCCGGCGTCAATCCCGATGAGGTTGGCTACATTAGTGCTCACGGCACGGGTACGCCGCTCAACGATGCCTCCGAAACCGCCGCGATCAAATCGGCCTTTGGCCAGCAGGCCTACAACATCCCCATCTCCTCCACCAAGTCGATGACCGGGCACATGATGGGCGCCACCGGAGCGCTGGAGACGATCTTCTGCGCCCTGGCCGTGCGCGAGGGCGTCTTGCCGCCCACCATCAACTACGAAGAGCCCGATCCGGAATGCGATCTGGATTACATCCCCAACCAGGCTCGCCAGGCCAACATCAAAGTGGCCATCACCAATGCCTTCGGCTTTGGCGGCCACAATGCCGTCCTCGTTTTACGAAAATACGAATAA